A window of the Acidobacteriota bacterium genome harbors these coding sequences:
- the rlmB gene encoding 23S rRNA (guanosine(2251)-2'-O)-methyltransferase RlmB: MLIYGLNPVLEALRAGRAIAIRMSSSDRERLRAVRQLAESTGIPVRSVEVAELDRAARGGVHQGVIAELRDAEQYTPQELVAAAVGAPLLVVLDGIEDPHNLGAILRSVDASGADGVIRQTRHAARLDGAAAKASAGAVAHVKIAEVVNIARAIGELKDARVWTIGLDADAGETYDQIDLTLPTAIVLGAEGQGLRRLVRESCDRLVSIPMRGHVSSLNVSVAAAVVLFEAVRQRSKRS, encoded by the coding sequence ATGCTGATCTACGGCCTCAATCCCGTGCTCGAAGCCCTACGCGCCGGACGCGCCATCGCGATCCGTATGTCGTCTTCTGATCGCGAACGACTTCGCGCCGTGCGCCAACTGGCGGAGTCGACCGGCATCCCGGTTCGGTCCGTCGAGGTGGCTGAGCTCGATCGCGCCGCGCGGGGCGGTGTGCACCAGGGCGTCATCGCCGAACTGCGCGACGCCGAGCAGTACACGCCGCAGGAGTTGGTCGCGGCGGCGGTCGGTGCGCCGCTGCTCGTTGTGCTCGATGGCATCGAAGACCCGCACAATCTGGGCGCCATCCTTCGAAGTGTCGATGCCTCCGGCGCCGACGGCGTGATTCGCCAGACGCGCCACGCCGCGCGCCTCGACGGCGCGGCCGCGAAGGCGTCGGCTGGTGCGGTGGCGCACGTGAAGATCGCTGAGGTCGTGAACATCGCACGCGCCATCGGCGAATTGAAGGACGCTCGAGTCTGGACGATTGGTCTCGATGCGGATGCCGGCGAGACGTACGACCAGATCGATCTGACACTGCCCACCGCGATTGTGCTCGGCGCCGAAGGGCAGGGACTGCGCCGGCTCGTGCGCGAGTCGTGCGACCGCCTGGTGTCGATCCCGATGCGCGGCCACGTCTCGAGCCTCAACGTCTCGGTGGCCGCCGCGGTCGTCCTGTTCGAGGCCGTGCGCCAACGAAGCAAGCGGTCGTAG
- a CDS encoding helix-turn-helix transcriptional regulator, with amino-acid sequence MKTTLRRYRFDRGELSQQQLADMVGVSRQTIVSIERGDYAPSVKLALLLAETLEATVEDLFVLEEKDHA; translated from the coding sequence ATGAAAACGACACTGAGAAGATACCGCTTTGACCGCGGAGAGTTGAGCCAGCAGCAACTGGCCGACATGGTCGGCGTCTCCCGACAGACCATCGTGTCGATCGAACGCGGAGACTATGCCCCCTCCGTGAAGCTGGCGCTTCTGCTGGCAGAGACACTGGAGGCCACAGTCGAAGACCTGTTTGTCCTGGAGGAAAAGGACCATGCGTAA